In Thunnus thynnus chromosome 11, fThuThy2.1, whole genome shotgun sequence, the following proteins share a genomic window:
- the LOC137192172 gene encoding interferon-induced protein 44-like — protein MYFYRDNERDLQYVQEYQPENEEVKHIRVLLYGPVGSGKSSFINSVSNILRGRMSIPAGASATTSDRSFTTKYETHEIRKGRGNPKTFYPIVFNDIMGLEEGKKCGVHPEDIKLAMKGRVMEGYKFNPVSALSESDPGYNPSPSPDDQVHALVCILSANTAEISESVLEKMRGIREAATDLGIPQMMMITKIDEACAETDKNLRKVYKSKYLKKKMNDLSSAVGIPMNCIFPVKNYRDEINLNDDVDTLILSALRHMINFGDDFINKM, from the exons atgtatttttacagagACAATGAGAGGGATCTGCAGTATGTGCAGGAGTACCAACCTGAAAACGAGGAAGTCAAACACATCCGAGTTCTGCTGTACGGGCCGGTCGGATCCGGAAAATCCAGCTTCATCAACTCTGTCAGCAACATCCTGCGAGGCAGAATGAGCATTCCTGCTGGAGCCAGTGCTACCACCTCTGATAGGAGTTTCACCACAAAG tatgAAACTCATGAAATCAGGAAAGGAAGAGGAAACCCAAAGACCTTCTACCCGATCGTCTTCAATGACATCATGGGTCTGGAGGAGGGGAAGAAGTGTGGTGTTCATCCTGAAGACATCAAACTGGCCATGAAGGGACGTGTGATGGAGGGTTACAAG TTCAACCCAGTATCTGCACTGTCAGAGAGCGATCCAGGATACAACCCGTCCCCCTCTCCAGACGATCAAGTCCACGCTCTGGTTTGCATCCTCTCTGCTAACACAGCAGAGATTAGTGAGTCAGTCTTAGAGAAGATGAGGGGCATCAGAGAGGCAGCCACAGACCTGG GGATTCctcagatgatgatgatcacaAAGATCGACGAGGCCTGTGCTGAAACTGACAAGAATCTGAGGAAAGTTTATAAGAGCAAATACCTGAAGAAAAAG ATGAACGATTTGAGCTCAGCAGTCGGCATCCCGATGAACTGCATCTTTCCTGTGAAGAACTACAGAGATGAAATCAACCTCAACGATGATGTGGACACTCTGATCCTCAGCGCTCTGAGACACATGATCAACTTTGGAGACGACTTcatcaacaaaatgtaa